From a single Kitasatospora azatica KCTC 9699 genomic region:
- a CDS encoding potassium channel family protein: MDSPPARRRSPLWSWLILPGFPALLLAAYFSVPLGVFGPEHPELSWTVFVLALAALAVLVLSQIRLITLESERGVPGLVILAASSLALVIFAGTYVSLARQPGQFSGLQTRVDALYFTVVTVATVGYGDIVPTGQVSRVVVMLQIGYTLVFLAAGYSAISNRLRGRISRRAQPRHPDQHG; the protein is encoded by the coding sequence ATGGACTCGCCGCCGGCCCGCCGCCGCTCCCCGCTCTGGTCCTGGCTGATCCTGCCGGGCTTTCCGGCCCTGCTGCTGGCCGCCTACTTCTCGGTCCCGCTCGGGGTCTTCGGCCCCGAACACCCGGAGCTCAGCTGGACCGTCTTCGTCCTGGCGCTGGCCGCACTGGCGGTGCTGGTGCTCAGTCAGATCAGGCTGATCACGCTGGAGTCCGAGCGGGGCGTGCCCGGCCTGGTCATCCTGGCCGCCTCCAGCCTGGCCCTGGTGATCTTCGCCGGCACCTACGTCTCACTGGCCCGCCAGCCCGGCCAGTTCAGCGGCCTGCAGACCCGGGTCGACGCGCTCTACTTCACCGTGGTCACCGTGGCGACGGTCGGCTACGGCGACATCGTCCCCACCGGCCAGGTCTCGCGCGTGGTGGTGATGCTGCAGATCGGCTACACCCTGGTCTTCCTGGCCGCCGGCTACAGCGCGATCAGCAACCGCCTGCGCGGCCGGATCAGCCGGCGGGCCCAGCCTCGGCATCCGGATCAGCACGGTTGA
- a CDS encoding FhaA domain-containing protein gives MGVLKKFEQRLEGLVNGTFAKVFKSEVQPVEIAGALQRECDNNATIWNRERTVVPNDFIVELSPHDHERLSPYAGQLGQELAGMVLEYAEAQRYSFLGPLQVNLERADDLDTGLYRVRSRTLASESPEQQPGYPPAAAPQQGFGRGPAEPAPGAPWSQGAQPTYAGAPAAPSAPPAAPAAGPVPGLGGNVRPFPGAGTGAGTRRWIEVNGTRHQITGNACVLGRSTEADVRIDDPGVSRKHAEIRPGTPAMVLDLGSTNGIVVDGQHTQRATLRDGSRIVVGSTTIIYRQVEG, from the coding sequence GTGGGAGTCCTGAAGAAGTTCGAACAGCGGCTGGAGGGTCTCGTGAACGGCACCTTCGCCAAGGTGTTCAAGTCCGAGGTCCAGCCCGTGGAGATCGCCGGCGCGCTGCAGCGCGAGTGCGACAACAACGCCACCATCTGGAACCGCGAGCGCACCGTGGTGCCCAACGACTTCATCGTCGAGCTCAGCCCGCACGACCACGAGCGGCTCAGCCCGTACGCCGGGCAGCTCGGCCAGGAGCTGGCCGGCATGGTGCTGGAGTACGCCGAGGCGCAGCGCTACAGCTTCCTCGGGCCGCTGCAGGTGAACCTGGAGCGGGCCGACGACCTGGACACCGGCCTGTACCGGGTGCGCAGCCGCACCCTGGCCAGCGAGTCCCCCGAGCAGCAGCCCGGCTACCCGCCCGCCGCCGCCCCGCAGCAGGGCTTCGGCCGCGGCCCGGCGGAGCCGGCTCCCGGCGCACCGTGGTCGCAGGGCGCCCAGCCGACGTACGCCGGTGCACCCGCGGCCCCGAGCGCGCCCCCGGCCGCGCCGGCCGCCGGCCCCGTCCCCGGCCTGGGCGGCAATGTCCGCCCGTTCCCCGGCGCGGGCACCGGTGCCGGCACCCGCCGCTGGATCGAGGTCAACGGCACCCGCCACCAGATCACCGGCAACGCCTGCGTGTTGGGCCGCTCCACCGAGGCGGACGTGCGGATCGACGACCCCGGGGTCTCCCGCAAGCACGCCGAGATCCGCCCCGGCACCCCCGCCATGGTGCTCGACCTGGGGTCCACCAACGGCATCGTGGTGGACGGACAGCACACCCAGCGCGCTACGCTCCGCGACGGCTCGCGGATCGTCGTGGGCTCCACGACGATCATCTACCGACAGGTCGAAGGGTAG